Proteins encoded by one window of Melanotaenia boesemani isolate fMelBoe1 chromosome 10, fMelBoe1.pri, whole genome shotgun sequence:
- the LOC121646934 gene encoding uncharacterized protein LOC121646934 isoform X3, producing MEKYLKLTSIKRKSSEPEEGQGPAAKQVCNVKLWETKKVSQKSVDDAIISFVIQGLQPLSVVEQPGFKDLVQHLQPGVSVICRGTVKNRVVKATQDMKKNLKAAMSKVQFIATTTDCWTAHRRSFLGVTAHWLDPLTMRRCSAALACCQLEGSHTFAVLAGALNNIHTEYNIRAKVVCTTTDNGSNFIKAFKVYGHDENNNTGGPLQGASQTREESSDEEEGEPVEIVDAGGILDEDDGLEYQLPKHHRCACHLLNLVATVDLSAADADPVYKRVSRSAFAKCHSLWNKTSRSTQAAEIIAKKCKLQLVRPVETRWNSLFFAVERLGRIINEQGEEAIASVCSALKIPMLTQAEIAFLREYAKTMKPVAKAVNILQGEANVQMGWLVPTITLLKAKLEQFHISSKYCGPLLDALQAGLEKRFGQMLGDPELIAAAILVPKFRTTWTCNEEILKSGLDYIKSHLKDQPTVHSGNTPQSSDEDDFFSTIKKGKAHENTKELESYLANPDDDMDVLKSYPAVCHLSLMLNTPLPASAACERLFSTAGLILHPKRARIGSENFENQLLLKLNKPFW from the exons ATCATCAGCTTTGTCATCCAAGGCTTGCAACCTCTGAGTGTCGTGGAACAACCAGGCTTCAAAGACCTTGTACAGCACCTGCAGCCAGGGGTCAGTGTCATCTGCCGGGGTACCGTCAAAAACAGAGTGGTTAAAGCTACccaagacatgaagaagaatctgAAGGCTGCAATGTCCAAGGTACAGTTTATCGCTACAACAACAGACTGCTGGACAGCACACAGAAGATCATTCCTAGGTGTCACGGCCCATTGGTTGGACCCTCTGACGATGAGACGATGCTCCGCTGCTCTAGCATGCTGTCAGTTAGAAGGATCTCATACCTTTGCAGTACTCGCCGGTGCCCTGAATAACATACACACGGAATACAACATCCGGGCGAAGGTAGTGTGTACAACCACTGACAATGGCTCCAATTTCATAAAAGCATTTAAAGTGTATGGAcatgatgaaaacaacaacacaggaGGACCACTCCAGGGGGCAAGTCAAACCAGAGAAGAGAGCAGTGATGAGGAAGAAGGCGAACCTGTGGAGATTGTTGACGCTGGAGGTATattggatgaagatgatggcCTGGAGTATCAGCTGCCAAAGCATCATCGCTGTGCCTGCCACCTTCTCAACCTGGTTGCAACAGTTGATCTCTCTGCAGCAGATGCTGATCCAGTCTATAAGAGGGTCTCTCGCTCAGCATTTGCAAAGTGCCACAGTCTATGGAACAAGACCAGTAGATCCACCCAGGCTGCAGAGATCATCgcaaaaaaatgcaaactgCAACTTGTGAGGCCAGTCGAGACGAGATGGAATTCTCTCTTCTTCGCTGTGGAGAGGCTCGGAAGAATCATAAACGAACAAGGAGAAGAAGCCATCGCATCTGTTTGCAGTGCACTAAAAATCCCCAT gTTGACTCAAGCGGAGATTGCGTTTCTGAGAGAATACGCCAAGACCATGAAACCAGTTGCGAAGGCCGTCAATATCCTACAGGGAGAGGCCAACGTGCAGATGGGATGGCTTGTGCCTACAATAACACTGCTCAAG GCTAAGCTCGAACAGTTCCACATCTCCTCCAAGTACTGTGGGCCATTGTTGGACGCACTACAAGCAGGACTTGAAAAGCGTTTTGGACAGATGCTTGGTGATCCAGAGCTAATTGCAGCAGCAATTCTGGTCCCCAAGTTCAGGACGACCTGGACATGTAACGAAGAGATCCTAAAAAGTG GCCTTGACTACATCAAAAGCCATCTGAAGGATCAACCCACAGTGCATTCAGGTAACACTCCCCAGTCTTCAGATGAGGACGACTTCTTTTCCACCATCAAGAAGGGTAAagcacatgaaaacaccaaagaGCTCGAGTCCTACCTGGCCAACCCAGATGATGACATGGATGTCCTCAAATCTTACCCAGCAGTGTGCCACCTGTCTCTTATGCTGAACACACCACTACCTGCCTCAGCTGCCTGCGAGAGGCTTTTTAGCACTGCAGGACTGATTCTCCATCCTAAAAGGGCCCGCATTGGGTCAGAGAACTTTGAAAACCAGCTTCTGCTGAAGCTAAACAAACCTTTTTGGTAG